The DNA segment AAACATCGTCTTCAAACTCCTCTCAAACGATCCCATCAGAGGACCGCTCGATAAACGCGAAAAACGCCGGCGAACGAAACCTCGTTGGCCAGCGTGCTGAGCTTTTCTGAAAAAAAGCCCATTTCAATATGTTTCGATGGTGGAGCCTAGCGGGATCGAACCGCTGACCTCAACACTGCCAGTGTTGCGCTCTCCCAGCTGAGCTAAGGCCCCATCTCATCGTTTCGATGGCCCCATGTCACATGGGATCATCATCCTGCATTCGCAAGAGACGCGCGCTCTATGGCCGTCCCTCGCGAAACGCAAGTCCTATTTAGGTGTCGTCGTTTCCGTCGTCGTCGCCCTTGCCCTTGGCAACGCCAAGGTCATCGTCGCCGCCGAGATCAACGTCGTTGTCAGGTGAATCTTCTTCGTCATCGATATTTTCGATGTCTTTCAATTCATCATCTGTGTCGTCGCCGCCGAGATCGGTGTCCGCCTCGCCGTCTTTCTTCTTGTCCGATTCAAACGGAATCGGTTGTTTCGATTTCAACACGGGCTCTGGATCCCATGTTTCGCCGCATTCAATGCACGTTACGGGATCGTCCTTGCCGAGATCGTAAAAGCGTTCCCCGCATTTGGGGCAGGAACGTTTGGTGCCCCATTCTGGCTTCGCCATGGTCAGTAATCCTTGGGTTGGTTCGCGTTGGTGCGAACGCACAAAATTAAGAAAGCATGTATTGGAACGGACCGTCCCTGAATCAAGGGCTGATCTGAATTGGAGCGCGCCTTGCCATAGGGTCACGGCGCTGTCAAAGACCGGCGCTGAAATGCCCAACCAAACCTTTACCTCCTCCGCCGCCCTTTCTGGCAAAATTCGCGTCCCCGGCGACAAATCGATCAGCCACCGATCGTTGATGTTCGCCGGCCTTGCCGTGGGGGAAAGCCGCATCACCGGCTTGCTCGAGGGGGAGGATGTCTTGGCCACGGCCGCGGCAATGCGCCAGTTGGGCGCCGATATAACGCGCAACGACGACGGCGAATGGCGCGTGCACGGCGCAGGATTGGGCAGTTTGCTCGAGCCGCATCAGGCGCTTGAAATGGGAAATTCCGGCACATCGACCCGGTTGATGATGGGGCTGTTGGCCAGTCACCCCATCGCCGCCACCTTTACCGGCGATGCCAGCCTTTCAGGACGCCCAATGAATCGGGTGATCACTCCTTTGAGCCAAATGGGCGCGAGTTTTGAAGCTTCGAAGGGCGGCACACTGCCCCTTATGGTTCGCGGGGCATCACCGGCGGTTCCGATCACATATCGACTGCCCGTGGCCAGCGCGCAGGTGAAAAGCGCGGTATTGTTGGCTGGGCTCAATACGCCGGGCATCACCCGGGTGATAGAACCGATCGCAACTCGCGATCACACCGAACGCATGCTCACCGGATTTGGGGCGACTTTGGAGATTGGTGAGGAAACCGGCGCCAACGGCCCCGAACGCATTATCGCAATACACGGTGAAGCGGACCTGAAGCCGCAGAATGTAGTCGTGCCAGGAGATCCATCATCGGCCGCGTTCTTTATCGTGGCGGCGTTGATTGTACCGGGCAGCGACTTACTCATCGAGAATGTCGGGTTGAACACGACCCGCGCCGGGATCGTCACGGTTTTGCGTCAAATGGGCGGCCAGATTGAGGAAGTGAACCCACGCGAAGTCGGCGGTGAACCGGTTGCCGATCTGTGCGTGCGTCATTCCGCCCTAACCGGCATTGATGTGGATCCCGCGATTGTGCCCAGCATGGTCGATGAATTCCCCGTTATGTTCGTTGCGGCCGCTCTCGCAAAGGGAACGACCCGGACGACCGGCCTCGAAGAGTTGCGGGTCAAAGAAAGCGATCGTTTATCCACGATGGCCAACGCGCTAACATTGGCCGGTGTGTCGTTGGAAGAAAACGAGGACGGCTTAATTATTCAGGGCACAGGCGGCGATCCAATTCCCGGCACGCCAAACGAAGCCAGTGTGGAAACAAGGTTGGACCACCGCATCGCCATGGCAATGGCCATCGCCGGATTGGTGAGCCGAAATGGTGTATGCGTCGATGACACGGCACCGATCGCAACAAGCTTCCCGACCTTCATGGATCTGCTGTCAGGGGCAAGCGCATGACCAGCATCCCCCTCGACATCTATTCGATCATCGGATTTTTCGGCACGGCCTGCATCATCGGAGCCTATGCCTATTTGACTTATGTCGACACGCCCAATCCTTATATCTTGCATGGGACCAATCTAACCGGCGCGGCGCTGTTAACGATCAGCTTGGTCGTGCATACCAATTGGCCGAGTCTTGTGCTCGAAGGGTTTTGGGCAGCCATCGCGATCTATGGATTGGTGAAGGCTTTGCGTGGTCAAAAACCTGACACCAAGAATGGGGATACAGCGCCATGATTATCGCCGTTGATGGACCGACCGCATCGGGCAAAGGCACTTTGGCAAAGCAGATCGCGGCCCATTTTGGCGTGCCTTATCTCGACACCGGATTGCTTTACCGCGCCGTGGGGCGACAGGTTGCGATCAACGGCGGCGATCCTGACAACGCCGATGACGCCATCGTCGCGTGTTCATTTCCCGATGAATTGATGCAGGACGATATTTTGCGAAGCGAAGAAACGGGCGGGTTGGCAAGCCGGGTTTCGGTCCACCCCGGTGTGCGGAAGGCTTTGTTTAAACGCCAGCGTGCCTTTGCCGAACAGCCCGGCGGAGCGGTCCTCGACGGACGCGACATCGGCACCGTCATAGCGCCCGATGCTGATGTAAAACTGTTCATCACTGCCAGTGTTCAAGAACGGGCGCGCAGACGATGGCTGGAGATGGTCGACAAACACATCGACCACGAAGAGGAAATCCCTCTCTCCGAAATTGAGCGCGACGTCGTAAACCGCGATTCGCG comes from the Erythrobacter sp. Alg231-14 genome and includes:
- a CDS encoding TIGR02300 family protein; amino-acid sequence: MAKPEWGTKRSCPKCGERFYDLGKDDPVTCIECGETWDPEPVLKSKQPIPFESDKKKDGEADTDLGGDDTDDELKDIENIDDEEDSPDNDVDLGGDDDLGVAKGKGDDDGNDDT
- the cmk gene encoding (d)CMP kinase, translating into MIIAVDGPTASGKGTLAKQIAAHFGVPYLDTGLLYRAVGRQVAINGGDPDNADDAIVACSFPDELMQDDILRSEETGGLASRVSVHPGVRKALFKRQRAFAEQPGGAVLDGRDIGTVIAPDADVKLFITASVQERARRRWLEMVDKHIDHEEEIPLSEIERDVVNRDSRDINRKDAPLKAAPDAVIIDTTSFDRDAAFDAVREAVERVLG
- the aroA gene encoding 3-phosphoshikimate 1-carboxyvinyltransferase; this translates as MPNQTFTSSAALSGKIRVPGDKSISHRSLMFAGLAVGESRITGLLEGEDVLATAAAMRQLGADITRNDDGEWRVHGAGLGSLLEPHQALEMGNSGTSTRLMMGLLASHPIAATFTGDASLSGRPMNRVITPLSQMGASFEASKGGTLPLMVRGASPAVPITYRLPVASAQVKSAVLLAGLNTPGITRVIEPIATRDHTERMLTGFGATLEIGEETGANGPERIIAIHGEADLKPQNVVVPGDPSSAAFFIVAALIVPGSDLLIENVGLNTTRAGIVTVLRQMGGQIEEVNPREVGGEPVADLCVRHSALTGIDVDPAIVPSMVDEFPVMFVAAALAKGTTRTTGLEELRVKESDRLSTMANALTLAGVSLEENEDGLIIQGTGGDPIPGTPNEASVETRLDHRIAMAMAIAGLVSRNGVCVDDTAPIATSFPTFMDLLSGASA
- a CDS encoding CBU_0592 family membrane protein; amino-acid sequence: MTSIPLDIYSIIGFFGTACIIGAYAYLTYVDTPNPYILHGTNLTGAALLTISLVVHTNWPSLVLEGFWAAIAIYGLVKALRGQKPDTKNGDTAP